One window of Cydia strobilella chromosome 10, ilCydStro3.1, whole genome shotgun sequence genomic DNA carries:
- the LOC134744959 gene encoding uncharacterized protein LOC134744959 encodes MLLHAFCSRDLTTVKIQNKGGGKALIFSSAYLPYEAADPITGQLRDLAVYCSQANTDLIIGCDANAHHVIWGSSDVNRRGEKVLDFLVSSSLQLLNKGNEPTFVNARRGEVIDITLASNNASSKISSWHVSGEISLSDHRYICFRYKTKIQLEIIRKRNPRNTDWLAFKSDLKAELGDLKGKLNSISDIELESDRMVQAVYTAWANNCPEKKILAKKVPWWNPEIAKLRKETRAVFNDAKRTKDFQHYAQKLTEYSKAVRKAKRKAWMNHCDQIRSIPEGMRLTKALATTKSVPLTSVRRSDGGMTETGLETLKVMCNTHFPGSIIHQSVTDDIVTSVVEQPTSTTRYNWDTSKKVVDHDKIQWALSTFQPYKAPGQMESTPYYYKRAPMY; translated from the coding sequence ATGCTTCTACATGCTTTCTGTTCCAGGGATCTGACTACGGTCAAGATCCAAAACAAGGGGGGGGGTAAGGCTCTAATCTTCTCATCAGCCTACCTTCCCTACGAGGCAGCAGATCCAATCACTGGGCAACTGCGGGATCTTGCTGTCTACTGCAGCCAGGCGAACACCGACCTGATCATCGGCTGCGACGCGAACGCACACCACGTCATCTGGGGAAGCTCGGATGTCAACAGAAGAGGGGAGAAGGTATTGGATTTTCTGGTAAGCTCTTCCttacaattattaaacaaaGGCAATGAACCGACATTCGTCAATGCTAGGCGGGGTGAGGTTATTGATATAACGCTAGCGTCCAACAACGCGAGTAGTAAGATTAGCTCATGGCATGTCTCTGGGGAGATTTCTTTATCGGACCATAGATACATATGCTTTAGGTATAAGACTAAAATTCAATTAGAAATTATACGCAAACGGAATCCCAGAAACACCGACTGGTTAGCGTTCAAAAGCGACTTGAAGGCGGAACTGGGAGACCTTAAAGGCAAGCTAAACTCTATCAGTGACATAGAACTTGAATCAGACCGAATGGTACAAGCTGTTTATACAGCCTGGGCAAACAACTGCCCGGAAAAGAAAATCCTGGCGAAGAAGGTGCCCTGGTGGAACCCGGAGATCGCAAAACTCCGGAAGGAAACCAGGGCTGTCTTCAACGATGCTAAAAGGACTAAGGACTTTCAGCATTATGCGCAGAAACTCACTGAATACAGCAAAGCGGTGAGGAAAGCAAAAAGGAAGGCATGGATGAACCATTGCGATCAAATCAGGTCCATACCGGAAGGCATGAGACTTACAAAAGCGCTAGCCACAACGAAGTCAGTTCCGCTCACTTCAGTTAGAAGAAGTGATGGAGGAATGACTGAAACGGGGTTAGAAACCCTAAAAGTCATGTGTAACACACACTTCCCAGGCTCGATAATACACCAGAGCGTAACGGACGATATAGTAACTAGTGTGGTGGAACAACCCACTAGCACTACCAGGTACAACTGGGACACGTCTAAAAAGGTAGTAGATCACGATAAGATACAATGGGCACTATCAACATTTCAGCCATACAAAGCCCCGGGTCAGATGGAATCTACCCCATACTACTACAAGAGGGCGCCAATGTACTAA